In Xenopus laevis strain J_2021 chromosome 2S, Xenopus_laevis_v10.1, whole genome shotgun sequence, a genomic segment contains:
- the slc5a7.S gene encoding high affinity choline transporter 1, producing the protein MAFHVEGLVAIIIFYLAILFVGLWAAWRTKNLRGDGDPREGIIVGGRDIGLLVGAFTMTATWVGGGYINGTAEAVYVSDYGLAWAQAPIGYSLSLIVGGLFFAKPMRSRGYVTMLDPFQQIYGKRMGGLLFIPALMGEMFWAAAILSALGATISVIVDININISVVVSALIAIFYTLVGGLYSVAYTDVVQLFCIFIGLWISVPFAMTHPAVTDITVTAVKEVYQQPWLGSIKAADVWSWLDSFLLLMLGGIPWQAYFQRVLSASSATYAQVLSFLAAFGCLIMAIPSVLIGAIGASTDWNQTLYEHDDPQSHEEADMILPIVLQYLCPPYISFFGLGAVSAAVMSSADSSILSASSMFARNIYQLSFRQNASEKEIVWVMRITVFIFGAAATAMALLAKSVYGLWYLSSDLVYIIIFPQLLCVLFIKGTNTYGSIAGYVFGVLLRISGGEPYLHLQAFICYPGCYPDKNNIYLQRFPFKTLSMVASFLSNIAFSYLAKYIFEKGILSPKFDFLNAVVAKHSEENMDKTTLVKSDNIVLSELAPVKPRQSLSLPSTFTNREAISDLDSSPESPDSENKEL; encoded by the exons ATGGCTTTCCACGTGGAGGGGCTAGTGGCTATCATCATTTTTTACTTAGCTATCCTTTTCGTGGGCCTCTGGGCTGCCTGGAGAACAAAAAACTTGCGTGGTGATGGAGATCCTAGAGAAGGAATTATTGTGGGAGGCAGAGATATTGGGCTACTTGTGGGGGCATTCACTATGACAG CGACATGGGTTGGTGGAGGATACATCAATGGGACAGCAGAAGCCGTTTATGTGTCAGATTATGGCTTGGCGTGGGCGCAGGCACCTATAGGCTACTCCCTCAGTCTGATTGTTG GTGGCCTGTTTTTTGCCAAACCCATGCGATCAAGAGGCTATGTAACAATGCTGGATCCATTTCAGCAGATCTATGGGAAGCGCATGGGTGGGTTACTTTTCATACCTGCTCTAATGGGAGAAATGTTTTGGGCTGCAGCAATACTTTCAGCATTAG GTGCCACCATTAGTGTCATTGTGGATATAAACATCAACATTTCCGTAGTAGTCTCTGCTTtgattgccatattttatacacttgtCGGTGGACTCTACTCTGTTGCATACACGGACGTTGTGCAATTATTCTGCATCTTCATTGGGCTG TGGATCAGCGTTCCCTTTGCGATGACTCATCCAGCCGTTACAGACATTACAGTGACAGCGGTGAAGGAAGTCTACCAGCAGCCATGGCTTGGCAGCATAAAGGCCGCTGATGTCTGGTCTTGGCTTGACAGCTTCTTGTTATTG atgctGGGAGGTATCCCTTGGCAAGCTTATTTCCAGAGGGTTCTTTCTGCCTCTTCTGCTACATATGCTCAAGTTCTCTCATTTTTAGCTGCATTTGGATGCTTAATCATGGCTATTCCTTCAGTGCTAATTGGAGCGATAGGAGCATCTACAG attGGAATCAGACTTTATATGAGCATGATGATCCACAGAGCCATGAAGAAGCAGATATGATACTTCCCATCGTACTACAGTATTTGTGTCCTCCATATATCTCCTTCTTTGGTCTTGGTGCTGTATCTGCtgctgtgatgtcatcagctgaCTCATCCATCTTATCTGCTAGTTCCATGTTTGCTCGGAATATATATCAGCTCTCATTTAGGCAAAAC GCATCAGAGAAGGAAATTGTCTGGGTCATGAGGATAACTGTGTTTATATTTGGAGCAGCAGCTACTGCCATGGCACTTCTGGCTAAATCAGTGTATGGACTTTGGTACCTCAGCTCTGATCTTGTCTACATTATCATCTTCCCACAGTTGCTTTGTGTATTATTCATCAAAGGGACCAACACATATGGCTCTATCGCAGGATATGTTTTTGGTGTTTTATTAAGGATAAGCGGAGGTGAACCATATCTACACTTACAGGCTTTCATATGCTATCCTGGCTGCTATCCAGATAAGAATAACATATATTTGCAACGATTCCCATTTAAAACTCTTTCCATGGTGGCTTCTTTTCTATCCAACATAGCTTTCTCTTActtagcaaaatatatatttgaaaagggGATATTATCACCAAAGTTTGACTTTCTCAATGCTGTTGTGGCCAAACACAGTGAAGAAAACATGGACAAGACAACTCTTGTAAAAAGTGATAACATAGTTTTGTCTGAGTTGGCACCTGTCAAACCAAGACAAAGTCTAAGTCTACCTTCTACATTCACCAACAGAGAAGCAATCAGTGACTTAGACTCAAGCCCAGAATCTCCTGACTCTGAAAACAAGGAACTGTGA